The following proteins are encoded in a genomic region of Chryseobacterium cucumeris:
- a CDS encoding SIMPL domain-containing protein: protein MKLKHFLLIGILTLGSFVNAQEVKKNAIEVTGVAEMEVEPDEIIFSIGIKADNKNDLADNEKKLFDILKNAGVKNEDIKFKSMYQNIYSKTAKFSKNYHFKAGTKSNLSKIFEDLNQKWVSSLNIAEVKNTKIADFRKAVKINALKAAKEKADYLLESMGKKTGNALEIVEIEDYTSDMIMPAAYKGRASNIQLEMADAPVDFSFDNIENIKLKYSIKTKYEIL from the coding sequence ATGAAATTGAAACATTTTTTATTAATCGGAATTTTAACTCTTGGAAGTTTTGTAAACGCTCAGGAAGTAAAGAAAAATGCAATTGAAGTAACAGGAGTGGCAGAAATGGAAGTAGAACCGGATGAAATTATCTTCAGTATCGGGATAAAAGCTGATAATAAAAACGATCTGGCAGATAATGAAAAGAAATTATTTGATATTTTGAAAAATGCAGGGGTAAAGAATGAGGATATCAAATTCAAATCCATGTATCAGAATATTTACTCTAAAACCGCTAAGTTTTCCAAAAATTATCACTTTAAAGCCGGTACAAAATCAAACCTCAGCAAAATCTTTGAAGACCTGAATCAAAAGTGGGTAAGCAGCCTGAATATTGCGGAGGTAAAGAATACCAAAATTGCAGATTTCAGAAAAGCAGTGAAGATCAACGCTTTGAAAGCAGCCAAAGAGAAAGCAGACTACTTACTGGAAAGTATGGGTAAAAAGACAGGAAATGCCCTTGAAATTGTAGAGATAGAAGATTACACCAGCGATATGATTATGCCGGCAGCCTACAAAGGAAGAGCAAGCAATATCCAGCTGGAAATGGCTGATGCTCCGGTAGATTTTTCTTTTGATAATATTGAAAACATCAAGCTGAAATACAGCATTAAAACAAAATACGAAATCCTTTAA
- a CDS encoding VWA domain-containing protein, translated as MTTLKIFALAAGTALLSSGNIQENRSANSNTDNHLALQKTTLIPVTSTVKDNKIQVALLLDTSNSMDGLIDQAKSRLWNIVNTLTTLKYNGKAPEIEIALYEYGNDGIRDENYIRQVTPLTQDLDLVSEKLFTLRTNGGSEYCGAVIRDASANLNWDGNEKSMKLIYIAGNEAFDQGKINYKEVVSKAKAKNIYTNTIFCGSREEGIQTFWQNGASLGGGKYFNIDSDRRVMYIETPYDKRISECNARLNDTYIYYGNHGSEYRLKQITQDKNAEAQSASNLVERAVAKSKKNAYKNDHWDLVDKAEKDAGFIATVKESELPAELKGKSKEEIQKAIAVKSAARDTIQKEIEELSRKRKAYIDSEMKKRGNDDSDDLGKAIESSIVELAKKNGYSL; from the coding sequence ATGACAACGTTAAAAATCTTTGCACTTGCAGCCGGTACAGCTTTGTTAAGCTCCGGAAACATTCAGGAAAACCGCTCTGCAAATAGTAATACTGACAATCATTTAGCGTTACAAAAAACAACATTAATTCCAGTAACCTCAACGGTAAAAGACAATAAAATTCAGGTTGCTCTTCTCCTGGATACTTCCAATAGTATGGACGGATTGATTGATCAGGCAAAATCCAGACTGTGGAATATTGTGAATACACTTACCACTCTTAAGTACAACGGAAAGGCTCCCGAGATCGAAATTGCCCTTTATGAATATGGCAACGACGGAATCCGTGATGAAAATTACATCCGCCAGGTAACTCCTCTCACTCAGGATCTGGATCTTGTCTCTGAAAAATTATTTACCTTAAGAACCAATGGAGGCAGTGAATATTGCGGTGCAGTGATCCGTGATGCCTCTGCCAACCTCAATTGGGATGGGAATGAAAAAAGTATGAAACTGATTTATATTGCCGGTAACGAAGCATTTGATCAGGGAAAAATAAATTATAAAGAGGTTGTTTCAAAAGCAAAAGCTAAAAATATTTACACCAACACCATTTTCTGTGGAAGCCGCGAAGAGGGAATCCAGACATTCTGGCAAAACGGGGCATCCCTTGGAGGAGGAAAATATTTCAATATCGACAGCGACAGAAGAGTGATGTATATTGAAACACCTTACGACAAAAGAATTTCTGAATGCAATGCCAGGTTAAATGATACTTATATCTACTACGGAAATCATGGCTCAGAATACAGGCTTAAACAGATCACACAGGATAAAAATGCAGAAGCCCAATCGGCATCCAACCTGGTGGAAAGAGCAGTTGCCAAATCCAAAAAGAACGCTTACAAAAATGATCACTGGGATCTGGTAGATAAAGCTGAAAAAGATGCCGGATTTATTGCGACAGTAAAAGAAAGTGAACTTCCTGCAGAGTTGAAAGGAAAAAGTAAGGAAGAAATTCAAAAAGCGATTGCTGTCAAATCAGCAGCACGTGATACAATTCAAAAGGAAATAGAAGAACTTTCCAGAAAACGCAAGGCTTATATTGATTCCGAAATGAAAAAAAGAGGAAATGATGATTCTGATGATTTGGGAAAAGCCATTGAGAGTTCTATTGTTGAACTTGCGAAAAAGAATGGGTATAGTTTATAG
- a CDS encoding NAD(P)/FAD-dependent oxidoreductase — MNLKSNEPFWLIKNGLLASYPSLKSNEECDVLVIGGGITGSLIAHQMIKDGYKTILIDKRELCNGSTSATTSMLQYEIDIPLYELIDQIGKKGAVLSYKACSDAIDTLEKITKTIRSKAGFKRKKSLYYVSKKKDLEWLTKEYEARKAAGFEVKWLSAGRVLKQFGFENTYGGILSKQGASIDAFQFAHELFMHNAKKGLKVFDKTEMVKVEERKGFNLVTTDSGFQIKAKKMIYCIGYESKNLIKENFVNLKSTYAAVSEIDKDKFKNISSTLVWNTDTPYLYMRTTDDGRLLIGGEDEDFYNAEKRDAILDQKEQKIIKTLKKIKPDYHFYTDFVWAGTFGKTKDGLPYISEHKKFKNSYFVLGFGGNGITFSVAGMEMTSLFMKGKKHPLSRYFKFGR; from the coding sequence ATGAATCTCAAATCAAATGAACCTTTCTGGCTTATAAAAAACGGATTGTTAGCATCTTATCCATCGTTAAAATCAAATGAAGAATGTGATGTTCTCGTTATAGGAGGTGGGATTACGGGAAGCCTGATTGCTCATCAGATGATAAAAGACGGGTACAAAACCATCCTGATTGATAAACGCGAACTTTGCAACGGAAGTACTTCCGCCACCACTTCAATGTTACAGTACGAAATAGATATTCCTCTGTATGAGCTGATAGATCAGATAGGAAAAAAAGGTGCGGTCTTAAGCTATAAGGCCTGTAGCGATGCTATTGATACCCTGGAAAAAATCACAAAAACCATAAGATCCAAAGCAGGTTTCAAACGCAAAAAATCATTGTATTATGTCTCTAAAAAGAAAGATCTGGAATGGCTGACAAAAGAATATGAGGCGAGAAAGGCTGCGGGATTTGAAGTAAAGTGGCTGTCTGCAGGTCGTGTTCTGAAACAGTTCGGATTTGAAAATACCTATGGCGGAATCTTATCAAAACAAGGTGCAAGCATTGATGCTTTTCAATTCGCTCATGAGCTTTTCATGCATAATGCAAAGAAAGGATTGAAAGTATTTGATAAAACTGAAATGGTAAAAGTGGAGGAGCGTAAAGGATTTAATCTGGTTACCACGGACAGCGGATTTCAGATCAAAGCAAAAAAGATGATTTACTGTATAGGATATGAAAGCAAAAACCTGATCAAAGAAAACTTTGTCAACCTGAAAAGTACTTATGCGGCCGTCTCTGAAATTGATAAAGACAAGTTCAAAAACATCAGCAGCACATTAGTATGGAATACCGATACTCCTTATCTCTATATGCGGACTACTGATGACGGAAGGCTTTTAATAGGAGGCGAAGATGAGGATTTTTATAATGCAGAAAAGCGTGATGCTATTTTAGATCAAAAAGAACAAAAGATCATCAAAACATTAAAGAAAATAAAACCCGATTATCATTTCTATACAGACTTTGTCTGGGCTGGAACTTTTGGGAAAACAAAAGACGGTTTACCCTATATCAGCGAGCATAAAAAATTTAAAAATTCTTATTTTGTGTTGGGTTTCGGAGGAAACGGCATTACTTTTTCAGTCGCGGGAATGGAAATGACTTCTTTGTTTATGAAAGGCAAAAAGCATCCGTTATCAAGATATTTTAAGTTTGGAAGGTAA
- a CDS encoding STAS/SEC14 domain-containing protein → MITIIPEAPENVAAFNATGEVTKEDFEKLVIPRVKEKVEQFGELNYLLYLDTDLDNFTMGAWLEDLLLGLKNLTNWNRSAIVTDKEGIRNFTSVFSVLMPGEFKSFPKENLYNALYWCKNGDEVEA, encoded by the coding sequence ATGATAACAATTATTCCAGAAGCCCCGGAGAATGTTGCGGCATTCAATGCGACGGGTGAAGTAACGAAAGAGGATTTTGAAAAACTGGTAATTCCGCGTGTAAAAGAGAAGGTAGAGCAGTTCGGTGAGCTGAATTATTTATTGTATTTGGATACCGATCTGGATAATTTTACCATGGGTGCATGGCTTGAAGATTTACTGTTGGGACTGAAAAATCTTACCAACTGGAACCGCTCAGCCATTGTTACGGATAAAGAAGGGATACGGAATTTCACCAGTGTTTTCAGTGTTCTGATGCCGGGAGAGTTTAAATCTTTCCCCAAAGAAAATTTATACAATGCCCTCTACTGGTGTAAAAACGGAGATGAGGTAGAGGCATAA
- a CDS encoding MFS transporter — MKIDKRIIPLAIGGLGIGTTEFTVMGLLPDIAKTLQITIPQAGHLISAYAMGVVIGAPILIGYSVKFPPKKVLMAFMILFTLFNALSAIAPGYNSMLVIRFMSGLPHGAFFGVGTVVASRMAGKGKEAFYISMMFTGLTVANLAMVPLVTYIGHTFHWRLYFAIVAVIGLFAILFLKMWLPNLESNQNTHFMEELKFLKNKQSWLVLAITAIGFGGLFTWLSYITPLMTVVAGIKSSQMAYVMVLAGAGMVVGNLVGGVVSDKLGPEKTCVLLIFLMMISLGGVFFLAEYKNIALVLTFMCGALSMSIASPINIMMMKAAPKSEMMAAAFMQAGFNIANAMGAFLGGIPLEYGYSFNYPSLVGVGMTFIGLVISVRYMYLYGSKTEKEEMAAECVSCDK, encoded by the coding sequence ATGAAGATTGACAAAAGAATAATACCACTGGCAATTGGTGGTTTAGGGATAGGAACTACGGAATTTACCGTCATGGGACTGCTGCCGGATATTGCCAAAACATTACAGATTACGATTCCGCAAGCCGGACATTTGATTTCAGCATATGCCATGGGCGTGGTTATCGGAGCTCCAATCCTGATTGGATATTCTGTAAAATTTCCTCCGAAAAAAGTCCTGATGGCTTTTATGATCCTTTTTACATTATTTAATGCGCTTTCGGCTATTGCACCGGGATACAACAGTATGCTGGTTATCCGCTTTATGTCCGGACTTCCGCATGGAGCCTTCTTCGGTGTAGGAACAGTAGTGGCTTCAAGAATGGCAGGAAAAGGAAAAGAAGCATTTTATATATCGATGATGTTTACAGGGCTTACGGTTGCCAATCTCGCAATGGTGCCTCTGGTCACCTATATCGGGCATACCTTCCATTGGAGACTGTACTTTGCGATTGTAGCAGTGATTGGTCTTTTTGCCATTTTATTTTTAAAAATGTGGCTTCCCAATCTGGAATCCAACCAGAATACCCATTTCATGGAAGAACTGAAATTCCTTAAAAATAAACAGTCGTGGCTGGTATTGGCTATTACAGCCATTGGATTTGGAGGATTGTTCACATGGCTGAGCTATATTACTCCTTTAATGACTGTTGTTGCCGGGATCAAAAGCAGCCAGATGGCTTATGTAATGGTACTTGCCGGAGCCGGAATGGTAGTAGGAAATCTTGTGGGAGGAGTTGTTTCAGATAAATTAGGTCCTGAAAAAACCTGTGTACTCCTGATCTTCCTGATGATGATTTCTCTCGGAGGTGTTTTCTTTCTTGCAGAATATAAAAATATTGCTTTGGTACTGACGTTTATGTGTGGCGCACTATCCATGTCTATTGCTTCACCTATCAATATTATGATGATGAAAGCTGCCCCGAAAAGTGAAATGATGGCCGCAGCTTTTATGCAGGCCGGTTTCAATATTGCCAATGCAATGGGAGCATTCCTTGGAGGAATTCCTTTGGAATATGGGTATTCATTCAACTATCCATCGTTGGTGGGAGTAGGGATGACCTTTATCGGACTGGTTATAAGTGTAAGATATATGTACCTGTATGGTTCAAAAACTGAGAAAGAAGAGATGGCTGCAGAATGCGTATCATGTGATAAATAA
- a CDS encoding AraC family transcriptional regulator, with protein sequence MKIQKEIIEFEKGKSFKLFSPSLKNCFFWHYHPEIELVYVEAVNGIRHVGKNISGFTDSDLLLIGSNVPHLNFDYGIQTECRQLVLQMRESFLQDIILPVPEFENIKNLLERSYLGLSFSGETKITVVEKLQAIKDKNSFESLVGLIEILQILAHSAEVKELNKEDTRIKWFLNDKIRMGTIYDYIHENYDRKPNVNEVAQVVSLSTPAFCRYFKKQTNMTFTDFVNNYRINQAKIFLLKDQSVTEVCFQVGFESLSYFNKLFKQHTGETPSEFKKKHFRPIEINGKIGVIKKDTTC encoded by the coding sequence ATGAAGATCCAGAAAGAAATTATTGAGTTTGAAAAAGGGAAATCCTTCAAGCTATTTTCTCCTTCTCTGAAAAACTGTTTTTTCTGGCATTATCATCCGGAAATTGAACTGGTATATGTAGAAGCTGTGAACGGAATCCGCCACGTTGGTAAAAACATTTCCGGCTTTACAGACAGTGATCTTTTACTGATTGGTTCCAACGTTCCTCATCTTAATTTTGACTATGGTATTCAGACCGAATGCAGGCAGCTTGTATTACAGATGCGGGAAAGCTTCCTTCAGGACATTATTCTTCCTGTTCCGGAATTTGAGAATATTAAGAACCTTTTGGAACGGTCCTATCTCGGACTTTCATTTTCCGGAGAAACCAAAATTACAGTTGTTGAAAAACTACAGGCTATTAAAGATAAAAACTCTTTTGAATCATTGGTTGGGCTGATTGAAATTCTGCAAATCCTGGCCCATTCCGCCGAAGTGAAAGAACTGAATAAGGAAGATACCCGGATCAAATGGTTTTTGAATGATAAAATCAGAATGGGAACCATCTACGATTATATCCACGAAAATTATGACCGGAAACCCAATGTCAATGAAGTGGCCCAGGTTGTCAGCTTGAGTACTCCTGCTTTCTGCCGGTATTTTAAAAAGCAGACGAATATGACTTTTACTGATTTTGTTAACAATTACAGGATCAATCAGGCTAAAATATTTCTGCTGAAAGATCAGTCTGTAACGGAAGTTTGTTTTCAGGTAGGTTTTGAAAGTCTTTCTTATTTTAATAAATTGTTTAAACAGCATACGGGAGAAACACCTTCCGAGTTTAAGAAGAAACATTTCAGACCGATTGAGATTAATGGGAAGATTGGAGTGATTAAGAAGGATACGACTTGTTAA
- the lipA gene encoding lipoyl synthase, whose amino-acid sequence MENSVQDTTVQKPKWIRVKLPTGKNYRELRTLVDKYKLNTICQSGSCPNMGECWGEGTATFMILGNICTRSCGFCGVKTGKPLDVNWDEPEKVARSIKLMKIKHAVLTSVDRDDLKDMGSILWGETVNAVRRISPGTTMETLIPDFQGITKHLDRLVEVAPEVISHNMETVKRLTREVRIQAKYERSLEVLRYLKEAGQRRTKTGVMLGLGETKDEVFQTIEDIRNANVDVITLGQYLQPTKKHLPVKKFITPEEFDEFGDFARSLGFRHVESSPLVRSSYHAEKHIH is encoded by the coding sequence ATGGAAAATTCAGTTCAAGACACTACCGTTCAAAAACCAAAATGGATCCGCGTAAAACTTCCTACCGGAAAGAATTACAGAGAGCTGAGAACTTTGGTTGATAAATATAAATTAAACACCATTTGCCAAAGCGGAAGCTGCCCGAACATGGGAGAATGTTGGGGTGAAGGTACAGCTACTTTCATGATTTTAGGAAATATCTGTACGAGAAGCTGTGGATTCTGTGGTGTAAAAACAGGAAAACCACTTGACGTAAACTGGGATGAGCCTGAAAAAGTAGCAAGATCCATCAAGTTAATGAAGATCAAACATGCCGTGCTTACTTCCGTAGACCGCGATGATCTGAAAGATATGGGATCTATTCTTTGGGGAGAAACAGTGAATGCCGTAAGAAGAATTTCTCCGGGAACAACAATGGAAACATTGATTCCTGACTTTCAGGGTATCACAAAACACCTTGACAGATTAGTAGAAGTAGCTCCTGAAGTAATCTCTCATAATATGGAAACGGTAAAACGTCTGACCAGAGAAGTAAGAATCCAGGCAAAATATGAAAGAAGCCTTGAAGTATTAAGATATCTGAAAGAAGCCGGACAAAGAAGAACCAAAACAGGAGTAATGCTTGGATTGGGAGAAACTAAAGATGAGGTCTTCCAGACCATCGAAGATATCAGGAATGCCAATGTAGATGTCATTACCCTTGGACAATATCTGCAGCCGACTAAAAAGCATCTTCCGGTAAAGAAATTTATCACTCCTGAAGAATTTGATGAGTTTGGGGATTTTGCAAGAAGCCTAGGTTTCAGACATGTTGAAAGTTCTCCTCTTGTAAGAAGTTCTTACCACGCAGAAAAACATATTCACTAA
- a CDS encoding RNA polymerase sigma factor: MNDEQLFLLIQKAKDKDQKAQTKLINVFWVDVFSFVMKKVRDENDADEITVNVFSKVLSKLDMFDPHFQFKTWVLTIAQNTVIDFWRKKNRDNEDAVENLDEVKNQYAKSPEELLISEEEQKKIIKTIESLDANYQDIIRLRFFEEKSIKEIADELGISVANTKVRVMRAKKVLAELLKNNEFDDH, encoded by the coding sequence ATGAACGACGAACAGCTATTCCTGCTCATCCAGAAGGCCAAGGATAAAGACCAGAAGGCCCAGACTAAACTCATCAATGTTTTTTGGGTGGATGTCTTCTCCTTTGTTATGAAGAAAGTGAGAGATGAAAATGATGCCGATGAAATTACTGTCAATGTTTTTTCAAAAGTACTGTCAAAACTGGATATGTTCGATCCTCATTTTCAGTTTAAAACCTGGGTGCTTACCATTGCCCAGAATACCGTGATTGATTTCTGGAGAAAGAAAAACCGCGACAACGAAGACGCTGTTGAAAATCTTGATGAGGTCAAAAACCAATACGCAAAATCACCGGAAGAACTGCTTATCTCCGAAGAGGAACAGAAGAAAATCATCAAAACCATAGAATCCCTGGATGCCAATTATCAGGACATTATCAGATTGAGATTTTTTGAAGAAAAAAGTATCAAAGAAATTGCTGATGAATTGGGAATTTCAGTCGCCAATACCAAAGTAAGGGTCATGCGGGCCAAAAAAGTCCTGGCAGAACTCCTGAAAAATAATGAGTTTGATGATCATTAA
- the tyrS gene encoding tyrosine--tRNA ligase — MNSFIEELKWRGLFADMMPGTDEQLNKEVTTAYIGFDPTADSLHIGSLIQIKILAHFQLHGHKPIALIGGATGMIGDPSGKSAERNLLDEETLLHYVDCLKKQLSKFLNFEGNEPNKAELVNNYDWMKNISFLDFAKNVGKNITVNYMMAKDSVKKRFSGESGADGMSFTEFTYQLIQGYDFLHLYQNNNVKLQMGGSDQWGNITTGTELIRRKAQGEAFALTVPLITKADGSKFGKSESGENYWLDKKKTSPYKFYQFWLNATDEDAERFIKFYTFLGKEEIEALIEEHKTAPHERKLQKKLAEEVTVWVHGREEYEKALKASEILFGRSTAEDLVSLDEETFLEVFDGVPQREIAKADVLGVNIVDLLSEKSGFLKSKSEAQREIKGNSISVNKQKVNDTFTANETDLIDGKFLLLQKGKKSYFIVKVS, encoded by the coding sequence ATGAATTCCTTTATAGAAGAACTGAAATGGCGTGGTCTGTTTGCCGATATGATGCCAGGAACCGATGAACAACTGAATAAAGAGGTAACTACTGCATATATTGGTTTTGATCCTACCGCCGATTCTTTACATATCGGAAGTCTTATCCAGATAAAAATCCTGGCTCACTTCCAGCTGCATGGCCACAAACCTATTGCTCTGATAGGAGGTGCTACTGGAATGATCGGAGATCCATCCGGGAAATCTGCTGAAAGAAATCTTCTGGATGAGGAAACTCTTTTACATTATGTAGACTGTTTAAAGAAACAGCTTTCAAAGTTCCTTAATTTTGAAGGAAATGAGCCTAACAAAGCTGAGCTGGTAAACAACTACGACTGGATGAAGAATATTTCTTTCCTTGATTTTGCTAAAAATGTCGGAAAGAATATCACGGTCAACTATATGATGGCAAAAGATTCCGTAAAGAAAAGATTCTCAGGAGAATCCGGTGCAGACGGAATGAGCTTTACAGAATTCACGTACCAGTTAATCCAGGGATATGATTTCCTTCATTTATACCAAAACAATAATGTGAAGCTTCAAATGGGAGGTTCTGACCAGTGGGGAAACATCACTACAGGAACAGAATTGATCCGTAGAAAAGCTCAGGGTGAAGCTTTTGCTTTAACAGTTCCTTTAATTACGAAAGCAGACGGTTCCAAATTCGGAAAGTCTGAAAGCGGGGAAAATTACTGGCTGGATAAAAAGAAAACTTCTCCTTACAAGTTCTACCAGTTCTGGCTGAATGCTACGGATGAGGATGCTGAAAGATTTATCAAATTCTATACTTTCTTAGGAAAAGAAGAAATTGAAGCTTTAATTGAAGAGCACAAAACAGCGCCACACGAAAGAAAGCTACAGAAGAAACTTGCAGAAGAAGTTACCGTTTGGGTACATGGAAGAGAAGAGTATGAAAAAGCATTGAAAGCTTCTGAAATTCTTTTCGGACGTTCTACTGCTGAAGATCTTGTAAGCCTCGATGAGGAAACTTTCCTGGAAGTTTTTGATGGTGTTCCTCAAAGAGAAATTGCAAAAGCTGATGTTCTGGGAGTGAATATTGTTGATCTTCTTTCTGAAAAATCAGGGTTCTTGAAATCTAAAAGTGAGGCACAAAGAGAGATTAAAGGAAATTCAATTTCTGTCAACAAGCAAAAAGTAAATGATACTTTTACAGCCAATGAAACAGATCTTATTGATGGTAAATTTTTATTGCTTCAAAAAGGTAAGAAAAGCTACTTTATTGTCAAAGTAAGCTAA
- a CDS encoding tetratricopeptide repeat-containing sensor histidine kinase produces MKRLLVLLSLFLSLALQSQQIIPLNEKSYIDSLQSITRGNHPDTSKATAFFLLSNYYRNNDSVLSKKYLSNGKILAQSHPFISAKYYYYEGQYNLDRNKKKAAVSYQQAIQSLSKFKNEESDFLQALAWYSYGVSQKDKEGYIPLVKIMLEKSIPLVEKYKNSRNLGFLYTQLAVILTYNAQFKKAEGYNNKALEILEKQYPNSAELFFTYLNSANNFCYQANGDQAEKYLNKAEKLIREYPESSSNAFYYYSKTLLYITRQKNEEALPVIEKGIFYTRKYNQNLLAQMFYFNKFDILKKLKRYKEAKATLEDVLTEKSLAIDLNNRKTFYKQLSLLNEELGDTKEALLWEQRYSKLNDSLNTENVKLEINKLETKFNTAEKERKIATLNAEKNQKDLEVNKKNSYLWGMGLVLLLALSLLIFLFIIFRKNKKINEQRINDIKQKEELSLTKAILDGEERERERIARDLHDGLGGMLAGVKINFSTWSSSHLNPEKDQEFYKILGQLDSSVSELRHVARNLMPESLLNFGLETAICDLCEFYSRKNLEIDFQAIDIDKALPLNIQLNIYRIVQELLANAVKHAKASSILLQCSQSGENFLITIEDNGKGFDKNIENTTKSMGLRNLKNRVNYLKGKMEINSDHQGTAINIELNINGE; encoded by the coding sequence ATGAAGAGATTACTTGTCCTGTTAAGCCTGTTTTTGTCTTTGGCATTACAATCCCAGCAAATCATTCCGCTTAATGAGAAATCTTATATAGACAGCTTACAAAGCATTACAAGAGGAAATCATCCTGATACTTCAAAAGCAACGGCCTTTTTCCTTTTATCTAATTATTACAGGAACAATGATTCTGTTTTGAGTAAAAAATATCTTTCCAACGGAAAAATACTGGCGCAAAGCCATCCTTTTATTTCAGCCAAATATTATTATTACGAAGGACAGTATAATCTGGACAGGAATAAGAAGAAAGCTGCTGTTTCTTATCAGCAGGCTATTCAGTCTCTATCAAAATTTAAAAATGAAGAATCCGATTTTCTTCAGGCTCTTGCCTGGTACAGCTACGGAGTTTCGCAAAAGGATAAAGAGGGCTATATTCCTTTGGTTAAAATCATGCTTGAAAAGAGTATTCCGTTGGTTGAAAAATATAAGAACAGCAGAAACCTGGGATTCCTGTATACTCAGCTTGCCGTTATTCTTACTTATAATGCCCAGTTTAAAAAAGCTGAAGGTTATAATAACAAAGCCCTGGAAATTCTTGAAAAACAATATCCGAATTCTGCTGAGCTATTTTTTACCTATCTCAATTCTGCCAACAATTTCTGTTATCAGGCTAATGGGGATCAGGCTGAAAAGTATTTGAATAAAGCCGAAAAGCTTATCAGGGAATATCCTGAATCTTCATCCAATGCTTTTTATTATTACAGCAAAACCCTGTTGTATATTACCCGGCAGAAAAATGAGGAAGCTCTTCCTGTAATAGAAAAAGGGATTTTTTATACCAGAAAGTACAATCAGAATCTCCTGGCTCAAATGTTTTATTTCAATAAGTTTGACATTTTAAAGAAACTTAAAAGATATAAGGAAGCTAAGGCTACCCTGGAAGATGTTTTAACGGAAAAATCCCTGGCTATTGATCTTAATAACAGAAAAACTTTTTATAAGCAGCTTTCCTTGCTTAATGAAGAATTGGGAGATACTAAAGAAGCGCTCCTGTGGGAACAAAGATATTCCAAACTCAACGATAGTTTGAATACAGAAAATGTAAAGCTTGAAATCAACAAACTCGAAACTAAATTCAATACCGCTGAAAAAGAAAGAAAAATAGCAACTTTAAATGCTGAGAAAAACCAAAAAGATCTGGAAGTTAATAAGAAAAACTCTTATTTGTGGGGAATGGGTCTTGTTTTATTGTTGGCGTTAAGTCTTCTGATCTTCCTGTTTATTATTTTCAGAAAAAACAAAAAAATAAATGAACAGAGAATCAATGATATTAAGCAAAAGGAAGAATTATCGTTAACCAAAGCTATTCTTGATGGTGAAGAAAGGGAAAGAGAACGTATCGCAAGGGATCTTCATGATGGCCTTGGAGGAATGCTTGCGGGTGTGAAAATCAATTTTTCTACCTGGTCTTCCAGTCATTTAAACCCTGAAAAAGATCAGGAGTTTTATAAAATTCTCGGACAGCTGGACAGTTCTGTAAGTGAACTCCGCCATGTGGCCAGAAATTTAATGCCTGAATCATTGCTTAATTTTGGTTTGGAAACTGCCATCTGTGATTTGTGTGAATTTTACAGCAGAAAAAATCTCGAAATTGACTTTCAGGCTATTGATATTGATAAAGCTTTACCTTTAAATATCCAGCTTAATATTTACAGGATTGTACAGGAGTTACTGGCCAATGCTGTAAAACATGCCAAAGCCAGCAGTATTCTACTTCAATGTTCACAGTCCGGCGAAAATTTTCTCATTACGATTGAAGATAACGGAAAAGGATTTGATAAAAATATAGAAAATACCACCAAAAGTATGGGACTTCGCAATCTGAAAAACAGAGTCAACTACCTGAAAGGAAAAATGGAAATCAATTCTGACCACCAGGGAACAGCAATTAATATAGAACTCAATATCAATGGAGAATGA